Proteins from a single region of Pseudomonas quebecensis:
- the mksE gene encoding Mks condensin complex protein MksE, with the protein MHLDLSELSQLAPIFRELFKGYHVSRRDPELYAQLSNFQDQYRMLFKALGFELVCDTRGFYYFVPDTAVAAAQVNKTAQRLALFTFILVEHLADQGRDPIAVLDGGSLGRDELPSLLEKYRDLFIQAEVQTQEELEEKIMRRMTQLGFAGEDNGVYRFLPPMHRFLDVCLSVQQDRDLAASVHSVLPLPAPVIIDEDSDEKLLQTDDPLDLSEFDNESEEDALARAIAEEQETDA; encoded by the coding sequence ATGCATCTTGATCTATCCGAACTGTCCCAGCTGGCGCCGATTTTCCGCGAGCTGTTCAAGGGTTACCACGTCAGTCGCCGCGACCCGGAGCTGTACGCCCAACTGTCGAACTTCCAGGACCAGTACCGCATGCTGTTCAAAGCCCTGGGCTTTGAGCTGGTGTGCGACACCCGCGGTTTCTATTACTTCGTGCCGGACACCGCCGTGGCTGCCGCGCAGGTCAACAAGACCGCGCAGCGCCTGGCGTTGTTCACCTTCATCCTCGTCGAGCACCTGGCCGACCAGGGCCGCGACCCGATCGCCGTGCTCGACGGCGGCAGCCTGGGTCGCGACGAACTGCCCTCGCTGCTGGAAAAGTACCGCGACCTGTTTATCCAGGCTGAAGTGCAAACCCAGGAAGAACTCGAAGAAAAAATCATGCGCCGCATGACCCAGCTCGGATTCGCCGGCGAAGACAACGGCGTGTACCGCTTCCTGCCACCGATGCATCGCTTTCTCGACGTGTGCCTGTCGGTGCAGCAGGACCGCGATCTGGCGGCCAGCGTGCACAGCGTGTTGCCACTGCCGGCGCCGGTGATCATCGACGAAGACAGCGATGAAAAACTGTTGCAGACCGATGACCCGCTGGACCTCAGCGAGTTTGACAACGAGAGCGAAGAAGACGCCCTGGCCCGCGCCATTGCCGAAGAACAGGAGACCGACGCATGA
- the mksF gene encoding Mks condensin complex protein MksF has product MSKERYGIRRFALLNTAGYSLGLFPLEEPLSVYGANNLGKSASINALQFPILARMSDMSFGKYTLEQSRRFYFASDTSYILVEVSLPHGPHVIGVVGRGPGGGFGHQFFAYAGKLDLAHYQQNDTCLRQKELFTNLEREGLKAYELKPDELRRLLVGGHTSIPLDLTLIPLRSTSEQSLKTFRALFINLLHMREITAAKLKQLFLDAFEHSLRSGSVDYIAACEEAFRDVRRMEQDYNSLVAAGPLVEALANGVKQRDILRGKLHRLSPLLDSLLGTWSDYASARKEELTIQAEHYRNEQDALQNDQRGGTQELMRLEREISGIQRWLGELSVLKHRFALVDDVKVLEQQLLAAKDAHDELAGALAQSRQFSAEDLDERLRDLEKRLKSVKQQLDHADNNSYAKLREEFSQQDVERLMRLFNSSLFSLPLGEHGITLDEDGQWVKSLEQILDGFKGERFEVPGLSIDISHIEPPALQALADRAALRDQKERLEKELKQLKTQQAVAADRAASKTQTEALYQQVLDAQKALEDFRRAQTLSAEEGEKLESLAQMEAAQDELKRSSDAFTERVQQLSAKLQLVGRQIGDMEAKQRTLDDALRRRQLLPADLPFGTPFMDPVDDSMDNLLPLLNDYQDSWQGLLRADGQIEALYAQVRLKGVAKFDSEDDVERRLQLLINAYAHRTDEALTLGKARRAAVTDIARTLRNIRSDYDSLEHQLALFNREINKRQVSNLQSFRIVLAPNKEALKHIDQIIHSAGQYEEGETLSVFDLSQSAEQDNKNEEAKEYLARLVAANHNQLGLKDLFELAFEITKVNGQPVIHTDIDGAASNGTTMTIKALTNMYLLLHLMDRDQAGRVRLPYYLDEAADIDEKNQAALLETSLQLGFVPILASVKPQVSAQVAIDLEGGSGPNGIYIDEADWKYIRRHDVVKATVNVQADEPELDEV; this is encoded by the coding sequence ATGAGTAAGGAACGCTACGGCATCCGCCGCTTCGCCCTATTGAACACCGCCGGTTACAGCCTGGGCTTGTTTCCGCTGGAAGAGCCGCTGTCGGTGTACGGCGCGAACAACCTGGGTAAATCCGCCTCGATCAACGCGCTGCAGTTCCCGATCCTGGCGCGCATGTCGGACATGAGTTTCGGCAAGTACACCCTGGAACAATCGCGGCGTTTCTACTTTGCCAGCGACACCAGCTACATCCTCGTCGAAGTCTCCCTGCCCCACGGCCCGCATGTGATCGGGGTGGTCGGTCGCGGCCCCGGCGGCGGTTTCGGCCACCAGTTTTTTGCCTACGCGGGCAAACTGGACCTGGCCCATTACCAGCAGAACGACACCTGCCTGCGTCAGAAAGAGCTGTTCACCAACCTGGAGCGCGAGGGCCTCAAGGCCTATGAGCTCAAACCGGATGAACTGCGGCGCTTGCTGGTGGGTGGCCACACGTCGATCCCGCTGGACCTGACGTTGATCCCGCTGCGCTCCACCAGCGAGCAGAGCCTGAAGACCTTCCGCGCGCTGTTTATCAACCTGCTGCACATGCGCGAAATCACCGCGGCCAAGCTCAAGCAACTGTTCCTCGATGCGTTTGAACACAGCCTGCGGTCCGGCAGTGTAGATTACATCGCCGCGTGCGAAGAAGCCTTCCGCGATGTGCGACGCATGGAACAGGACTACAACTCGCTGGTGGCCGCCGGGCCGCTGGTCGAAGCCCTGGCCAATGGCGTGAAACAGCGCGACATTCTGCGTGGCAAGCTGCATCGTCTGTCGCCGCTGCTGGATTCGCTGCTGGGGACCTGGTCGGACTACGCCAGTGCGCGCAAGGAAGAGCTGACGATCCAGGCCGAGCACTACCGCAACGAGCAGGACGCCCTGCAGAACGACCAGCGCGGCGGTACTCAGGAACTGATGCGCCTGGAGCGGGAGATCAGCGGCATCCAGCGTTGGCTGGGTGAATTGTCGGTGCTCAAGCATCGCTTTGCGCTGGTGGATGACGTCAAGGTGCTGGAGCAACAGCTGCTGGCCGCCAAGGACGCCCACGACGAACTGGCCGGCGCACTGGCACAGTCGCGGCAGTTCAGCGCCGAAGACCTGGATGAGCGTTTGCGCGATCTGGAAAAGCGCTTGAAGTCAGTCAAGCAACAGCTCGATCACGCGGACAACAACAGTTACGCCAAACTGCGCGAAGAATTCTCACAGCAGGACGTCGAGCGTCTGATGCGTCTGTTCAACAGTTCGCTGTTCAGCCTGCCGCTGGGCGAACACGGCATCACGCTGGACGAGGACGGTCAGTGGGTCAAATCCCTGGAGCAGATCCTTGATGGTTTCAAGGGCGAGCGCTTTGAAGTACCGGGGCTGTCCATCGATATCTCGCACATCGAACCGCCGGCATTGCAGGCCCTGGCGGACCGCGCGGCTTTGCGCGATCAGAAAGAGCGCCTTGAAAAAGAACTCAAGCAGCTCAAAACCCAGCAAGCCGTGGCGGCTGACCGCGCGGCGAGCAAAACCCAGACCGAAGCGTTGTACCAACAGGTGCTGGATGCGCAAAAAGCTTTGGAAGACTTCCGCCGCGCGCAGACCCTGAGCGCCGAGGAAGGCGAAAAACTGGAAAGCCTGGCGCAGATGGAAGCGGCGCAGGACGAGTTGAAACGCTCCAGCGATGCGTTCACCGAGCGCGTCCAGCAACTGTCGGCCAAGCTGCAACTGGTCGGGCGGCAGATCGGCGACATGGAAGCCAAGCAGCGCACCCTGGATGACGCGCTGCGCCGTCGCCAGTTGCTGCCGGCGGATCTGCCGTTCGGCACACCGTTCATGGACCCGGTCGATGACTCCATGGACAACCTGCTGCCGTTGCTCAATGACTATCAGGACAGTTGGCAGGGCCTGCTGCGCGCCGACGGCCAGATCGAAGCGCTGTACGCTCAGGTGCGCCTCAAGGGTGTGGCCAAGTTCGACAGCGAGGATGATGTGGAACGTCGCCTGCAACTGCTGATCAACGCTTATGCCCACCGCACGGATGAAGCCTTGACTCTTGGCAAGGCACGCCGCGCGGCGGTCACCGATATCGCGCGAACCTTGCGCAATATCCGCAGCGACTACGACAGCCTGGAACATCAGCTGGCGCTGTTCAACCGCGAGATCAACAAGCGCCAGGTGTCCAACCTGCAAAGCTTCCGCATCGTGCTGGCGCCGAACAAGGAAGCGCTCAAGCATATCGACCAGATCATCCACAGCGCCGGGCAGTATGAGGAAGGCGAAACCTTGTCGGTATTCGACCTCAGCCAGAGCGCCGAGCAAGACAACAAGAACGAAGAAGCCAAGGAATACCTGGCTCGCCTGGTGGCCGCTAATCACAACCAGTTGGGCCTCAAGGATCTGTTCGAGCTGGCCTTCGAAATCACTAAGGTCAACGGCCAGCCGGTGATCCACACCGATATCGATGGCGCGGCGTCCAACGGCACTACCATGACCATCAAGGCGCTGACCAACATGTATTTGTTGCTGCACCTGATGGACCGTGACCAGGCCGGCCGCGTGCGCTTGCCGTACTACCTGGATGAGGCGGCGGATATCGATGAGAAGAACCAGGCAGCGCTGCTGGAAACCAGTTTGCAGTTGGGCTTCGTGCCGATCCTGGCGAGTGTGAAACCCCAGGTATCCGCCCAGGTGGCGATCGACCTGGAAGGTGGCAGCGGGCCGAACGGCATCTATATCGACGAGGCGGACTGGAAGTACATCCGTCGCCATGATGTGGTGAAGGCGACGGTGAATGTGCAGGCGGATGAACCGGAGCTGGATGAGGTCTGA